The sequence ACGATAATTTATCGGCATCGATATGCAGCAGCGAGCGGATATTGACGGTGCGGTCGGGGGCGGCCGTCATCAGAGCATTCAGCCGGACAGGCACCTGGTTTTCTGCAAAAGGCGATGTTAGGGCGTCGTAGAGCTTCTGAAGCGGTGATGACGACACCTTCTTCGTGGCGGCCAGGCTTTCCTCAGATACGCCGAAGAAGCCCGACCGGAATCTGACCCTGACATCATCGCGCTTTACCTTAACGGCAAGCTTGTTAAACCGGGCCGTTTTAGGGTCAAAGGTGGCTGAGTCCGGTTCGTAGCCAACGAGATAATAGCTCTGATCGTCAAGGACCTTGCGGATGCCGTATGAGATGTCGTTTTGGTTGACAAAGGCCGTGCCGCCGGTCTCATATGCAAGAAATCGCAGGCCGTCCTGCGAATCAGACAGGTCTTGCCGCCGCCCCTCGACCGCAGCATCGATCTGCTCGGAACTCATGCCCGCGACATTGTCCTCCGCCGACAGGAACGGTGCTACCAGGCCTCGGGCATCCACCGTATAGATCACCACGGATGAGCGCGTGGCAAGGTCTGCGAGTTTGCGCAGCAGATCGAGCACGCGATCGGTGCCGCGATCTTTATCAAGCGACAGCCTAAGGCCGTCCGTGATCAGGACGACAGATTTGCGGCCCGGCAGTTCCTTCATTCCGCGGACGACATAATTGACCGCACCCAAGGTCCCGCTGGCAAAGATGGATTCGCGAAAGTCGTTCATCTCCTGCTCGATGTCGCGGTCAGATTCGATCTCGTCGGTTGAGTCACTCGTTTCGTCGGACGTCTGCGCTTTGAGCGACGCGTCGATGGGATTGAATACGCCGATGCGGGCGCTGCCGCTCATGTTAAAGCGGATCTTTTCTGCCGCCTTTAGCAATTGCCGTTTGTCGGTCGTAAATTGCTGAAGTGCTCCGATGCCGGTGCCTGTGCGAATGATCGCCACGAGGTCGCCGTCCTGCATCTGTTCGTTGACGAATTTTTTCACAGCGTGCTGAACTCTGTTGGCACTCCCGAATGAGAGCGTCAGGTCGTCAACGACGAGGGCAACCGTCCGGCGGACATTCTCGGGCCGAACGGGCCGCGGAGGCAGTATCGCGCCGGCATCTTTGCCTTTGGCCGAAGGCTCCTTGAGTACCGACCGCTGGCCGCTCTCGACGAATGAAAAGGCCGTTACGTCCTGACGTTTGCCGTTTTCATAGACCTCGATCTCGTCGGGCCTGAGGTCCTTGACGGGGTTGCCCTTCTTGTCCGTGACGGTGACATCTATCTGGATCAGGTTGGTCGAGATCTTTACAACGTCCTCGGCCAGCGGCGCAGGTGTTGGCGTCGCCTCTTGCGCTGCTGCCGGAAGCCCGCAAAGCAGGAGTATTGCGGAACTGAGTAAAAGCTGCTTCATTGGTACATCGGCGGATGAGATTAGGATGTTTGTTATCATAATACGGTCTGAGAATGTTTCGAAAGTAGTTTGGCCGGGCAGAATGGCCGCGCCCGCCCGCATCCAACCCTTCGATAGAACGCTATGATCCAGTTTCTTGTTAAGCCCGCAATATCGATCTTCCTTGTAATGGCCGCGTTCTCGATCGGCTGCAGCGCGCAGACCGAGGACCAGGCCCTGGCGAGCCTGCGCGCGATGACAAGCAGCGGAAAGCTGCCTGCCGAAGCCGCCGTGGCCGCCATAGAGTCGAGGTTTGCCGGCAAACGAACAGGCGCCCTCGCCAAGCTGCTGCGGGCCCGCATCAGGCTTGAGAACGGCGACGCCGAGGGTGCGGCGGCGATGCTGGATTCGGACGTTTTCAAGAAGCGAACAAAACTCGCCGACCACGCGTTGTGGCTTCGCGGCAAAGCCCTTAGCCAGGCCGGCAAACACGCCGAGGCGATGGTGGTGCTCGGCGAACTCATCAAGCAGTACGGCGATTCTGTCCGCATGCACGATGCAAAACTTCTCTGGGCGTCATCCGCGATAGCCGCCGGACGTGCTGTCGAAGCACCGCCGATGCTCGTCGATCT is a genomic window of Chloracidobacterium sp. containing:
- a CDS encoding VWA domain-containing protein produces the protein MKQLLLSSAILLLCGLPAAAQEATPTPAPLAEDVVKISTNLIQIDVTVTDKKGNPVKDLRPDEIEVYENGKRQDVTAFSFVESGQRSVLKEPSAKGKDAGAILPPRPVRPENVRRTVALVVDDLTLSFGSANRVQHAVKKFVNEQMQDGDLVAIIRTGTGIGALQQFTTDKRQLLKAAEKIRFNMSGSARIGVFNPIDASLKAQTSDETSDSTDEIESDRDIEQEMNDFRESIFASGTLGAVNYVVRGMKELPGRKSVVLITDGLRLSLDKDRGTDRVLDLLRKLADLATRSSVVIYTVDARGLVAPFLSAEDNVAGMSSEQIDAAVEGRRQDLSDSQDGLRFLAYETGGTAFVNQNDISYGIRKVLDDQSYYLVGYEPDSATFDPKTARFNKLAVKVKRDDVRVRFRSGFFGVSEESLAATKKVSSSPLQKLYDALTSPFAENQVPVRLNALMTAAPDRTVNIRSLLHIDADKLSFTKGADGRFSTSFDIVISTFGDNGVPVEGQRTKFSFSVSDEGLATVKRTGLIHNFMVPVKKPGAYQLRVAIRDNTSDQVGSAYQFIEVPDLKKNRLTMSGVLLENVDYETWRTLDTMDAAQARRVINPLADTAIRQFKPGSVLTYTVNIYNPRTGKEQRLDLNVQASIYDEKELVFAAKPVAITLGGPAPVDGVPARGTMRFGSGFAAGNYTLQLTVTDNNVKGKRKVTTQFVPFEIVK